Genomic DNA from Arthrobacter sp. B1I2:
CGTGCTCCGGACGCCTTCGCTGCCTCCACGAGGTTGGCCACGACGTCGTACTGTGCCTTGTTCTGCAGCGGGCCCAACACGTTGTTTTCGTCCAGGCCGTTGCCCATCGGCATTTGTTTGGCGACCGCCACGAGCTCCTCGCAGACTGCGTCGTAGATGTCGTCGTGCACGTAGAGGCGCTTGAGGGCCGCGCAGGTCTGCCCGGTGTTGAGGAACGCGCCCCAGAAGATGTCCTGGGCGATGGCCTTGGGGTCTGCGTCGGGCAGGACGATGCCTGCATCATTCCCGCCCAGTTCCAGGGTGAGCCGCTTGACGGTGTCTGCGGAGGACTTGATGATGGCCCGGCCGCCGGCAGTGGAACCGGTGAACATGATTTTGCCGATCGCGGGGTGGTTGGTGAGCTGCGCGCCCACCTCGCGGCCGCAGGACACCACCGACAGGATGCCCTCCGGCAGTTCCTCATTGATGACCTTGACCAGGGCCAGGACGGACAGCGGCGTGTTTCCGGAGGGCTTGACCACCACCGTGTTGCCCATGCGCAGCGCCGGGGCGAGCTGCCAGACGGCGATCATCATCGGCCAGTTCCACGGGCCGATCGCGCCGACCACGCCGATCGGGCGGTAGTGCAGTTCGGCACGGGTCTCGCCGTCGTCCACGATGGTTTCCGGCTCCAACGGGAGGCTGGCCGTGGCGCGCAGCCACGCTACGCAGGCGCCTACTTCGAACCGGGCGTTGGGGCCGTTCAACGGTTTGCCCTGCTCGCGGGAGAGCAGCTGGGCCAGTTCCTCGGCGGAGCGTTCGACGGCGTCGGCTGCCTTCAGGAGCGCGGCGGACCTTGCATCGTGGCCCAGGGCAGCCCAGGCCGGCTGGGCGGCGACGGCTGCGGCCACGGCGTCCTCGAGGTATCCGAGGTCGTGGACGGGGGCTTCGCCCACAGCTTCACCGGTTGCCGGGTCAAAGATGGTCCGGCCGGCGCCGGCCGCGGGGGCAATGGACGCGAGAAGCGCATCATAGGTTTCCAAGGGGTACTCCACTTCGAGTAGGCAAAGACGCCAGCCGGTCGGCGTAGCGGGTTACTCCCCAGTCTGGGTGAAGGCCCGGTCCCTGCTCTTGTCTTTGTGCGCAGACTCCTTGACGAGGAGGGAACGGGGCGGATGAAATCCACCCCGTTCCCCTGCTTCCGGTGGTTACAGTTCCGGCCCTACAGTCCCGGCGCCTGGCCGAGTTCCGTGCGGAGCTGGGCCAGGCGTGCGTAGGCGTTGTCCCGGTGGGCGAGCAGGGCGGCCTTGTGCGCGGGGTCGAGGTGGAGAAAGCCATGTCCGCTTTTCAACCCGAGGTTCCCTTCCCGGACCGTCGCGGCCAAGGCTTCGGGGGCTGCGAACCGTTCGCCATAGGCTTTTTCGAGGGTGCGGTAGGCGGATTCGTACACGTCGAGTCCTGCCATGTCCCCGATGGCGAAAGGACCAAACAGGGCCAGCCGGAATCCAAACGTGCTGGCGACGACGGCGTCGATCTGCTCAGGGGTGGCGACCCCGTCGTCAACGATCTGGACGGCTTCCTTATACAGGGCGAACTGGAGGCGGTTGGCGACAAAGCCAGGGGTATCCGCCACTCGGGCCGGTGTCTTGCCCAGACTCTGGATGAGATGCTCGGCGCGCTCCAGGACCCGGGGGTCCGTTTCCTCGCCTGGAATGAGTTCGACGCCGGGGATGAAGGGGGCTGGATTCATCCAGTGCACGCCAAGGAACCGCTCCGGGCCGGTCACCGAAGAGGCAAGTTCTCCGATGGGGATGGCGGAGGTATTGGTGCCGATGATCGCGTGGCGCGGTGCGGCACCCGAGACACGGCGGAGGATGCTGGCTTTCAGGTCAGGCTGTTCCGGAACAGCTTCCGCAATGTAGTCTGCCCCCTCCACGGCTTCCTCGATGCTGGCTGCTGCCACGAGGTTCCCCTCGATGGTTTCCGCGGCACCTTCGGGCAGGAGCCCGGCTCCCTCAAAGTCACGGGCCTGCTCCACGAGCCGGACGCGGGCACATTCCGCCGTTTCGCCGTCGACGTCGCCCAGCGCAACTTTGTAGCCGTGCAGGGCCAGCACCTGGGCGATGCCGCCGCCCATGTACCCGGAGCCGACAACGGCGGTGGTTGAAATGGTGTCTTTGATGCTCATGGACAGCTCCTCGGAAAAAGTTGGTCAGCCGCGGAAAGGCAGAATGGACGGGATCAGCGGATGGTGTAGCCGCCGTCGATGGCCAGGGTGTGGCCCGTAATCAGCGCCGCGGCGTCGCTCAGGAGAAATGCAACTGCACCCGCAATGTCTTCGGGTTCCCCAAAGCGGCCGATGGGGATCCTTGACAGCAGCTCGGCTGCCCAGTCGGGGCGGCTGAGGGTTGAAGCGGTCAGTTCCGTGCGCACGAAGGTGGGTGCCACAGCGTTGACACGTATTCCCGCCGATGCCCACTCCAGGGCCAAAATCTTGGTGAGATGGATGAGGCCGGCCTTACTGGTGCCGTACGCGGCGCGCTCCTCGATTCCGACGATTCCCGCCTGCGACGCGACGTTGACGATTGCCCCCCGGGTTCCGTTATTCACCCAGTGGCGGGCCAGCGATGTGGTGAGGAAGAAGCTGCCTTTGAGGTTCGTGTCGAAGACGGTGTCCCAGTCTTCCGTGGTCAGTTCGAGCGCGGGTTTGGGCACGTTGACGCCGGCGTTGTTGACCAGCAGGTCAATGCCTCCGCTCTCCTGCACGAGATCGTCGGCGAATTGGAGCACCTGGGCGGGCTCCGTGATGTCAAGGGGCAGGGCAGGAGTGCCGTAGCGTTCGCTGATCTGCCGGGTGCTTTCGGCGTCGCGGCTGGTTCCGTAGACAGTCGCGCCGGACTCGGCAAGGCCATCGGCGATGGCCTTGCCGAGTCCGCGGGCTGCTCCGGTGACCAGTGCTTTCTTGCCGTCGAGGCGGAAGTCAGGCACCGGTATTCCTTAGCTGTCGAAGGTGTGGTCTGACCAGGACAGGCCGGTGCCGCGGTACTTTGCGGCCCGGACGTCGCCGGAGCGGGCATGTCCTTCGAACCGTTCCACCCGGGCGGCGCGTCCGCAGAGTTCGCCGAAGAAGGCGCTGGACTCGGTGTTGGTCACTTCCTGGTAGGTGACGGTGCGCAGGTACTTGCCGACCCAAAGACCGCCGGTGTAGCGGGCGGCGCCGCGGGTGGGAAGCACGTGGTTCGTGCCGATGACCTTGTCTCCGTAGGAGACGCAGGTTCCTTCGCCCAGGAACAGCGCGCCGTAATCGTGCATCTTCTCCAGCGCTTCGCGTGGGTTCTCGGTAAGGATCTGGACGTGCTCGTAGGCGTACTCGTCTGCCAGGACATAGGCGTCGTCGAGGGTTTCAACCACGTGGACGGCACCCCAGTCCCGCCATGCGGCTCCTGCGTAGTCCCGTGTGGGCATGTCGACGAGGATCGTGTCGATGTGCTCGATGACCTTCCGGCCCAGTTCCTCGCTGGTGGTGATCAGAACGGCGGGCGAGTCGGGGCCGTGCTCGGCCTGGGACAGAAGGTCGACGGCGACGATGAACGGGTCGGCGTGCTCGTCGGCCACGATCAGGACTTCGGTGGGTCCGGCGAAGAGGTCGATGCCGACCTCCCCGAAGAGCTGGCGCTTGGCCTCGGCGACGAAGGCGTTTCCGGGTCCGGCCAGCATGTTGACCGGCTTGATGGTTTCGGTGCCGACGGCCAGCGCAGCTACAGCCTGGATGCCGCCGAGGAGGTAAATTTCGTCTGCTCCGGCCAGGTACATGGCGGCAACAGTGGCGTCCGGGACCTCACCCTGGATCAGCGGCGTGCAGGCGGCGACCCGCTCCACGCCTGCCACCTTGGCGGTGATGATGGTCATGTGGGCGCTGGCCAGCAAGGGGTACTTGCCACCCGGGATGTAAGCGCCTGCGGCCTGGATCGGAACGTTCTTCTGGCCAAGGAAAACCCCCGGCATGGTTTCAATTTCAAAGTCACTCAGGGATTCAAGCTGCTTCTGCGCCATCACCCTGACCTGCTCCTGGACAAACTTGATGTCCTCGATGGTTTGTTCCGGAACGCGGGCGATGATCTCGTCCAGCTGATCCTTGGAGAGCAGGAAGGATTCCGGTGCGTACTTGTCGAACTTCTCGGAGTATTCACGGACTGCTGCGTCGCCGCGTTCACGGATATCGGCAATGACGCCTTCGACCGTTGCGCGGACTTCGGGGGTGCTGCCCCGGTTGATGCTGTTCTGGGCCGGCTCCTTCAACATCACGGAGTCCACGGCCGAACTGATTGCTGTTGTAGCGGTCATGAGCAATACCTTCCATCTTCATTGATGGGCGACCAATGGAGCGCCCGGGCCAGGCTGGTGTGAGCCTTCATGTCGGTCGAGTGTATACGTATACATTTTCTTCCGCAAGCTGTTGGTGCTACGAAGTGTTTACGTATACACTCGATCCCCGAGGCGGCTGATGTGGCTGCCGTCACTGTCCGGTCGAAGACAAAGGAGTCTCATAGTGAGCACCCCCACGACAACCGCAGCGCCACCCGCAATTGACCCGAAGATGCGCCGCAAGGCCCTTGTTTCATCAGTTCTGGGCAGCTGCATCGAGTGGTACGACTTCTACGTCTACGGCGTAGCTGCAGCCATCATCCTGAACAGTCAGTTCTTCCCGAACGCGAGCCCCTTCGTGGGCATCCTGCTCTCCTTCAGCACCTACGCCATCGGCTTCGCGGCCCGCCCCATCGGCGGCGTCATCTTCGCCCACTTCGGCGACCGCCTGGGCCGCAAGAAGATGCTCATGATGACACTCGGTCTCATGGGCGGCGGCACGTTCCTTATAGGCTGCCTGCCCAACTTCGCCACCATCGGCATCGCCGCACCCACCCTGCTGGTGCTCCTGCGCATCATCCAAGGCATCGGCGTCGGCGGCGAATGGGGCGGAGCTGCGCTCATGGCAACCGAGTTCGCCCCGGCCAAGCGGCGCGGATTCTTCGGCTCCTGGCCCCAAATCGGCGTACCCGCAGGAACACTGCTGGCCAATGGTGCCTTCTACATCATGGGCTACCTGATCTCACCCGAGGCCTTCCTGGCGTGGGGCTGGCGTATCCCGTTCCTCGTCTCGATCCTGCTGGTCGCGCTCTCCTTCTATATCCGGAGCAAGGTGGATGAATCCCCGGCGTTCGAGGAAATCAAGCGCAAGGGCGAGATCGAGAAGATGCCGGTGGTCAAGGTCATCAAGACCCGGCCGCTGACCATTCTCAAGGTGATCATGATGCGTTTCGCCGAGAACGCGAACTACTACATCTACACGACCTTCTTGCTCGCCTACGGTCCGGCAGTGCTGCTGGAAAAGAACACCATCCTGCTGGCAACCATGATCATGGCCGGGCTGGGCGTGTTCTCGATCCCGTTCTGGGGCTGGGTATCAGATCGCTGGGGCCGCCGCTACACGGTCATCGCCGGGGCCACCACCATGCTTCTGATGGCATTCCCCTTCTTCTGGGCCGTCCAGACCGGCGACTTTTTCATGGTCCTGCTCGTCCTGATCCTGACCTGCAACGTGGGACGCGACCTGTGCTACTCCGTGGAACCTGCCTACTTCACCGAACTCTTCGAACCCAAGCTCCGCTACTCCGGGGCCTCGGTCGGCCCGCAGGTGGCAGCCGTATTCGCTGGAGGATTCGCTCCCCTGATCGCCACCGCACTCATCGGCCCGTCCTTCGACCGCTACTGGCTCGTCGCCCTCTACATGGTGGTCACGTCACTCATCACCATTGCTGGTGCTCTCTGGGCACCTGAAACCGCGCCCCAGGTGCGGCTCCGCAAGGGACTCAGCGCAGAACACGACCCCACAACCACCCGGTAGGCTGCCGTTCCTCCGGGATCCTCCGACACCTGGCGGCAAGCCGGGTGCCGGAGGATCCGGGCAGTGATGATTGGCTAGTCTGAAGGCCGGGACTTCACCGAGTGTGCCGGACCTGAAAGTAACTTATGAAGCAAGGAGGACGCGACCGATGGTAACGAGCCGCGACGTCGCAGAACTGGCCGGCGTCTCACAGGCCACGGTCTCCCGGGTCATGTCCTCATCCCCGAAACTGTCGGCGGCAACCAAGGCCCGGGTGCAGGCAGCCATGGAGACGCTCGGCTATGTCCCGCACGCGGGTGCCCAGGCCATGAAGACCAGGCGAACCAACACCATTGGGGTGGTGGTGGCAGACCTGAACAACCCCTTCTACTCCGAGGCCGTCGACGAACTCACCCAGGAACTGGATACCTCCGGTTTCAGGGTGGTCATCTGGAACGCCGGCGGCGGAAGCCACAAGGACGCGCTGAAGGCCATCAGGGAACACGCGGTGGATGGCGTCATCTTTACCACCGCAACCGAAGACTCGATCGAGCTGCAGGCAGCGATCGAAAAGAACAGCCCGATCGTTCTGATCAACCGGATAGTAGAGGGCCTTGACTGCGACCAGGTCACCAGCAGCAATGCCGACGGCGGCGCGGCCGTAGCCGACTACCTGCTAACCAACTCCAGGACCCGAGTGGCTTTCATCGGCGGCCCCGAGAACGCGAGCACCACCCGCGAGCGGGGCCGGGGGTTCCTGAGCAGGATGGAAGAGCAGGGACATGCCGTGCCGGAGCACCTCCGGTTCAACGGCCGGTTTTCGCACGACACCGCTGCGCAGATCATGAGCAGGCTGCTCTCCCGGGGGGACCGGCCGCAGGCGGTGTTCTGCGCCAACGACCTCATGGCCTTCGGTGCGCTGGACGCCCTGCGTGCCCATGGAATGGACACTGAGGATTGCTGGGTCATCGGCTATGACGATGTCGATATGGCGGCTTGGGAATCCTTCAGCCTGACCACAGTCCGTCAGCCCAGCCGTGAAATGGCCCGGATAGGAGCCCGGATGTTGGTGGACCGCATTACGTCCCCCGGCCAGCCCACGCGCCGCGTTGTTTTTCCCTGCGAATTAATCGTTCGGGGAAGCGCAGGGCAGCGGCAGTAAAAGCAGCCCTGGCGCATGGCCTCCTTGTCCCTGGAGTCAACCCTCGCCGTCGTTCATTATGTTGACCATTCCTTCAATTAACTGGAACATAGAATTTATGCATAGCTACGCGCCGCACCCTGCCGCCGACATTGAACCGCACGGCGCCGACGATCAGGCCGAGCGCGCAATGACGGCGGTCGGAGCCCTGGTTCTCCAGTTGCGGAAGGACTCCGGCTACAGCATTGGAAGTTTGGCTGCTGCCGCCGGGCTCAGCCCCGGGCTGCTGAGCCAGATAGAACGTGGTCAGGGAAACCCTTCCCTGACTACCTTGATCAAGCTGTCGCAGGCCCTCAAAGTGCCTGTCGGGCGGTTTTTTGACACGGGGGACCAGGCCGGCGCGATTGTCCGACGAGCGGACCGGCGGCGTCTTGAGGTCGCTGAGGACAATCTGGTGTACGAACTCCTCACGCCCCACATGCACGGACAGCTTGGGATGTTGAGGGCCCAGATTGGCGCGGGTTGGGACAACAAGGACGCGCCGTTCAAGCACCCTGGGGAGGAATGCGTCACCGTGGTGCAAGGCCGGCTGCATGTTTGCGTCAATGGCGTGGGGTACGACCTTGAGGAGGGCGATTCCCTCACCTACGACTCGTCGCTGCCGCACTGGTACCGGAACCCGACATCGGAAGACGCAGCCCTGATCGGCGCCATGACGCCCCCCACTTTTTGAACCGCAGCTTTACGCCGTTCATTTAAATGAACAAATCCACTCTAAAGTGTTGACTCTCGTGAAGTTCCAGTTAATACTGGAAGGGATGTGGCCTGCGCCTCAGTACTCCTGGCCGGCCACAGGGCTTCCTGCACCAGGTCAGGTTTGCTCTTCTCCTTCTCCCTGAATCCAAGGACCTTCACGTGACGACCCTTGCCACGGCCTCTGCCGAACCAACTTCGAGTGCCCCTACCGCACCCACCCCTCGACTGGGTCAACAAGCTCGTCTCCTTCGACACCACCAGCCGGAACTCCAACCTTCCGATGATCGATGCGATGGCAGCCGCGCTCAACGCCCACGGCTTGTCCCCCGTTATCCTGCCGAACCCGGAGGGAACAAAGGCCAACCTTTTCGCTACTATCCCCGCGGGAGATGGGTCAGCCACGGGCGGAATCATGCTCGCCGGCCACACCGACGTCGTCCCCGTGGACGGCCAGGACTGGGCCAGCGAGCCCTTTTCGCCCGAGATCCGCGACGGCAGGCTCTATGGACGCGGAACCACGGACATGAAGGCCTTCAGCGGCGCGGTCCTGGGCGTCCTGCCCGAATTCCTGTCCCGTCCCCTGCTCGAGCCGCTCCACCTCGCATGGACCTACGATGAAGAAGTCGGCTGCCACGGCGCTGTTGCCCTCGTGAGGGAACTGAGCGCACGAGGCATCCTGCCGCGGCTGTGTTTCGTGGGCGAACCAACCAGCATGTGTGCCGTGTCGGCACACAAAAGCAGTCAGCTTTACCGCGTCACGGCCAGCGGACGGGCCGCCCACTCATCGATGACACCCACGGGCGTCAACGCCATTGAGTACGCGGCCCGGTCCATTGCCTTTATTCGCTCGCTGGCTGACGAGTACAGGCTCTCCGGCCCATTCGACGAAAGCTTCGTGGTTCCGTACACCACGGCAAACGTCGGCGTGGTTTCCGGTGGTGCAGCCGTGAACACCGTGGCCGAAAAGTGCGAGTTCGAATTCGAGTTCCGGACCATTCCCGGTGACGACCCGGCATCCGTTATTTCCCGGATCGAGGACCACATCACGCTCCTGCGGGCCGAGATGCAGCTGGAAAACCCCGCTGCAGATATCTGCATGACGCCGTTGGGCGCTGTTCCCGGCCTCAGCCCGCAGGGCACCGGCGCCGCGCTTGAACTGGCCCAGGCGTTGACCGGCAACGACGCCGAGGAGACCGTTGTCTACGCCACCGAAGCCGGCATCTTCCAGAGGGCCGGAATCGATGCGGTGGTCTGCGGCCCGGGCAGCATGGACCAGGGCCACACCGCCAACGAATACATAGAACTCACCCAGATCGCGGCCTGCGAAGAGTTCCTGCACAACCTCGCCGCGCACCTCTCCACTACTGAACGGAACGCACAGCCATGAGCCACGAAGCAGCCACAAGCGTCGGGCCGGGTCCCGTAACGCCGGAAGCCCTGACCCCAGCTGCCGGTGCGGCTGAACTGAAGAACGCCAAGAAAGCAGTCGTTGCTGCGTCTATCGGCAACGGTTTGGAGTGGTTCGACCTCATCGTCTACGGCACTTTCGCCGTCACCATCTCCAAGCTGTTCTTCCCCACCACCAATGAAACCGCCTCGTTGTTGCTGACGTTCGCTTCCTTCGGAGTGTCTTTCATCATGCGCCCGCTCGGCGGCATCATCATCGGCCGCTACGCCGACCGGGCCGGCCGCAAGGCCGGCATGATGGTCTCCATCCTGGTCATGTTCATCGGCACCCTGCTCATTGTTCTCGCTCCCACAGCGGTGGCCATCGGGATCACCGCGAGTATCCTCGTGCTCGTTGCCCGCCTCCTGCAGGGGTTCGCAACAGGCGGGGAGTTCGGCACGGCCACGGCCTACCTCATCGAGTATGCCCCCAACCGTAAGGCGTTTTACGCGAGCTGGCAGGTGGCAACGCAGGGCACGGGCATACTGCTGGCCGGAATCTTCGGATTCGTGTTGAACACCTACCTCAGCGTCCAGTCGTTGGAATCCTGGGGTTGGCGGCTTCCGTTCATCTTCGCACTGGCCATCGGACCCGTTGGCTGGTACATCCGCTCGAAAATGAAGGAAACCCCGGAGTTCATGGCCACGGAACGGTCCGAGGCGCCGCTGAAGGAAACACTCATCGGGAACGGCGGCCGCCTGTGGGCAATCGTGGGCGTCGTTTCCCTAGGTTCGGTGGGTGTCTACATTGCGCTGTTCATGCCCACCTACGCGATCGTCAACCTCGGCATGCCCAAGACTGCGGCGTTCGTCTCCACTCTGATCTTCGGGGTTGTCATGAGCATCGGCTCACCCTTCATCGGGATGCTCGCCGACAAGGCAGGGCCGGCCCGGGTCATGACGTGGGCTGCTGTCGGAACCATCCTCATCGGTATTCCGGCGTTCCTGCTGCTCATGGCTGCCCCGGGCCTGCCCATGATGATTATGGTTGAACTGATCCTTTCACTCCTGGCCACGGCATACTTCGCCCCGTTGCCGGCCATCATGTCTTCAATGTTCCCGGCACGCATCCGCTCGACCGGACTTTCCCTGGGATACAACATCGGCGTCACGGTGTTCGGCGGGTTCGCTCCATTTATCCTCACCTGGCTCATCGACAAAACCGGTTCTCTCCTGGTCCCCGGCTACTACCTTGTGGTTGTCGCCGCAATCGCCACCGCCAGCCTCGCTGTTTCCCGGAAAGTATTCCGGCAGGCCTAAACGCCATCTTGGTTGTGTCGGCGTCACGCGGAGCATGCTTTTGGGCACTGAACGACGGCGGGATCCCGGGTTTCCGGGGTCCCGCCGTTTTTGGTGCGTTGAACGTGTGCCCTGCGTGGCCGTTCCAGCTCTTAGCTGGCGTAGGGGTCGGCGATGCCGATGTACTGGGTGGTGGTGTATTCGGCGATGCCTTCGGTGCCGCCTTCGCGGCCGAGGCCCGATTGTTTGACACCGCCGAAGGGTGCTGCGGCGTTGGAGATGACGCCTGCGTTGAAGCCGACCATGCCGAATTCAATCTGCTCTGCCACCCGCAGCAGGCGGTTGAAGTCCTTGCTGTAGAGGTAGGAGGCCAGGCCATACTCTGTGGCGTTGGCCAGCCTGATGGCTTCTTCCTCCGTTTGGAAAGTGGTGACGGGGGCGACGGGGCCGAAAATTTCCTGGCCCAGGATCGCTGCGCCGTTGGGCACGTTCGCCAGGACCGTGGGCTGATAGAAGTAGCCAGGGCCTTCCACAGGCGCACCGCCGGTGACTACGGTCGCTCCGGCTTCGACGGCGGCGCTCACCAAAGCGTGAACGTCGCCCCGTGCTCCTGCGTCAATCAAAGGCCCTACCTGGGCGGCGGCTTCGGTGCCGCGTCCGGTGACCAGACCGCCCATGGCATCGGCGAACTTCCGGGTGAACTCCTGCGCTACGGATTCGTGCACGAGGAAGCGGTTGGCGGCTGTGCACGCCTCGCCCATGTTCCGCATTTTCGCGGCCATGGCCCCTTCGACGGCGGCATCGAGATCGGCGTCCTCGAACACGATGAAGGGGGCGTTCCCGCCCAGTTCCATGGAGGTCCGCAGGACATTCTGTGCGGCGTCGGCCATCAGGCGTTTGCCCACGGGCGTGGAGCCGGTGAAGGAGACCTTGCGGAGGCGGGAGTCTTTGAGCAGTGGCCCGGAAATCCCCGACGCGGAGGAGGAGGCGACGACGTTCAGGACCCCGGCGGGCAGGCCGGCGTCGAGCATGGTCTGGGCGAAGTACTGGGCCGTGAGCGGGGTTAGCTTGGCGGGTTTGAGGACCATGGTGCAGCCGGCGGCGACGGCGGGGGCGACTTTGCGGGTGGCCATGGCGAGCGGGAAGTTCCAGGGTGTGATGAGCAGGCAGGGCCCGACGGGTTTGTGCTGGACCAGGATCTTGTTCCTGCCCTCGGGGGTGGTGAGGTAGCGGCCGTAGTCACGCACTGCTTCTTCGGCGAACCAGCGCAGGAACTCGGCGCCGTAGGTGACTTCGCCGCGGGCTTCGGCCAGGGGTTTGCCCATTTCCAGGGTCATGAGGAGTGCGAAGTCCTCGGCCCGTTCGGTGACCAGGTCGAAGGCGCGGCGCAGGATCTCAGACCGGGTTCGGTGCGCGGTGCGGGCCCAGGCGGCCTGGGCGGCGTCGGCCGCGTCCAAAGCCTTGACCGCGTCCTCGCTCGTGGCCGAGGCGAGGGTGGCGAGCACCTCCCCGGTGGCGGGGTCGTGCACATTGAACGTGCCGCCGTCGGACGCGTCCACCCACCCGCCGTCAATCAGCAAACCGGTGGGCACGGACGCCAGCAGGGAGGCCTCGCGTTCCGGCGTGAGGGCAGGGGAAATCTCGGAAATCGTCATATGGAAGTCCTAAAGGTGTCAGTAGCTGGCGCGGGTGTCGCCGCCGGCCTGGGGAATGTACTTCGAGGCCAGGGCTTCGGAGCCGCGGGCCAGGATGGCGACGTCCGCGCCCACCAGGATGAAGTTGGCGCCGTTGGCGAGGTAGTGCCGGGCGGTGTCGGGGTTGAAGGCATTCACGCCGGCGGGTTTACCGGCTGCCTTGGCGGCTGACAGGCAGTGTTCGACGGCGGCGCGCACCTCGGGGTGTTCCTGCTGTCCCAGCAGGCCCATGGACGCGGCGAGGTCGGAGGGGCCCATGAAGACGGCGTCCACGCCGTCGACTGTGAGGATGTCCTC
This window encodes:
- a CDS encoding MFS transporter, producing MSHEAATSVGPGPVTPEALTPAAGAAELKNAKKAVVAASIGNGLEWFDLIVYGTFAVTISKLFFPTTNETASLLLTFASFGVSFIMRPLGGIIIGRYADRAGRKAGMMVSILVMFIGTLLIVLAPTAVAIGITASILVLVARLLQGFATGGEFGTATAYLIEYAPNRKAFYASWQVATQGTGILLAGIFGFVLNTYLSVQSLESWGWRLPFIFALAIGPVGWYIRSKMKETPEFMATERSEAPLKETLIGNGGRLWAIVGVVSLGSVGVYIALFMPTYAIVNLGMPKTAAFVSTLIFGVVMSIGSPFIGMLADKAGPARVMTWAAVGTILIGIPAFLLLMAAPGLPMMIMVELILSLLATAYFAPLPAIMSSMFPARIRSTGLSLGYNIGVTVFGGFAPFILTWLIDKTGSLLVPGYYLVVVAAIATASLAVSRKVFRQA
- a CDS encoding NAD-dependent succinate-semialdehyde dehydrogenase is translated as MTISEISPALTPEREASLLASVPTGLLIDGGWVDASDGGTFNVHDPATGEVLATLASATSEDAVKALDAADAAQAAWARTAHRTRSEILRRAFDLVTERAEDFALLMTLEMGKPLAEARGEVTYGAEFLRWFAEEAVRDYGRYLTTPEGRNKILVQHKPVGPCLLITPWNFPLAMATRKVAPAVAAGCTMVLKPAKLTPLTAQYFAQTMLDAGLPAGVLNVVASSSASGISGPLLKDSRLRKVSFTGSTPVGKRLMADAAQNVLRTSMELGGNAPFIVFEDADLDAAVEGAMAAKMRNMGEACTAANRFLVHESVAQEFTRKFADAMGGLVTGRGTEAAAQVGPLIDAGARGDVHALVSAAVEAGATVVTGGAPVEGPGYFYQPTVLANVPNGAAILGQEIFGPVAPVTTFQTEEEAIRLANATEYGLASYLYSKDFNRLLRVAEQIEFGMVGFNAGVISNAAAPFGGVKQSGLGREGGTEGIAEYTTTQYIGIADPYAS